From the Lathyrus oleraceus cultivar Zhongwan6 chromosome 4, CAAS_Psat_ZW6_1.0, whole genome shotgun sequence genome, one window contains:
- the LOC127138373 gene encoding polyadenylate-binding protein RBP45, with the protein MMQPGGPGMAPPTIPQQQHQQQYQQHQQQPYLMMPPQPQPQTQPPQMWAPSPQAPPQSAPQQQQPQPASADEVRTLWIGDLQYWMDENYLYQCFSHTGEVGSVKVIRNKQTNQSEGYGFLEFTSRSGAERVLQSFNGTIMPNGGQNFRLNWATFSSGEKRHDDSPDYTIFVGDLAADVTDYHLTEVFRTRYNSVKGAKVVIDRLTGRTKGYGFVRFADESEQMRAMTEMQGVLCSTRPMRIGPASNKNLSTQTSKASYQNPQGGAQNENDPNNTTIFVGNLDPNVTDDHLKQVFGQYGELVHVKIPSGKRCGFVQFADRSSAEEALRVLNGTLLGGQNVRLSWGRSPANKQTQQDPNQWNGSSGYFGYPQGYENYAYAPAAGQDPNMYGSYPAGYANYQPPQQQQQLGYS; encoded by the exons ATGATGCAACCCGGCGGACCTGGTATGGCTCCACCCACTATCCCccaacaacaacaccaacaacaataccaacaacacCAGCAACAACCCTACTTGATGATGCCTCCGCAGCCTCAGCCTCAAACCCAACCTCCTCAGATGTGGGCCCCTTCTCCTCAGGCTCCTCCTCAATCCGCGCCTCAACAGCAACAGCCGCAACCTGCCAGCGCCGACGAAGTTCGTACTCTCTGGATCGGTGATTTGCAATACTGGATGGACGAGAATTATCTATACCAATGTTTCTCACACACCGGCGAG GTTGGATCTGTTAAAGTTATTCGCAATAAGCAGACTAATCAATCTGAAGGTTATGGATTTCTTGAGTTTACTAGCCGTTCTGGTGCTGAGAGAGTACTTCAATCATTTAATGGCACCATTATGCCAAATGGGGGGCAGAACTTTAGATTGAACTGGGCAACTTTTAGTTCTGGTGAGAAGCGTCACGATGATTCTCCTGATTACACTATATTTGTTGGAGACTTGGCTGCTGATGTTACTGATTATCATCTAACGGAAGTATTTAGAACTCGGTATAACTCAGTTAAGGGGGCCAAAGTTGTAATTGATAGGCTCACTGGCAGGACAAAAGGTTATGGTTTTGTTAGGTTTGCAGATGAGAGTGAACAAATGAGGGCTATGACTGAAATGCAAGGGGTTCTTTGTTCCACAAGGCCCATGCGTATTGGACCAGCTTCTAACAAAAACCTTAGCACACAGACGTCAAAAG CTTCATATCAGAATCCTCAAGGGGGTGCACAGAACGAGAATGATCCAAATAATACAACT ATTTTTGTTGGCAATTTGGATCCTAATGTCACAGATGATCATTTGAAACAAGTCTTTGGCCAATATGGAGAACTTGTTCATGTGAAGATTCCGTCAGGCAAGAGATGTGGGTTTGTCCAATTTGCAGACAG GAGCTCAGCAGAGGAAGCACTGCGGGTTTTAAATGGTACACTTCTAGGTGGACAAAATGTTAGACTATCATGGGGCCGAAGCCCAGCAAACAAACAG ACTCAACAGGATCCAAACCAGTGGAATGGTAGCAGTGGATACTTTGGATATCCCCAGGGTTATGAAAATTACGCATACGCCCCTGCTGCTGGACAGGACCCTAATATGTATGGCAGTTATCCTGCAGGGTATGCTAACTACCAACCTCCTCAGCAGCAACAGCAATTAGGATATAGCTAA